The proteins below are encoded in one region of Synchiropus splendidus isolate RoL2022-P1 chromosome 13, RoL_Sspl_1.0, whole genome shotgun sequence:
- the kif2c gene encoding kinesin-like protein KIF2C, producing MEPSLSKFLVGLSVMISRSDGRIHAATVKSVDAAKSHVMVEWNERNIVRGKEILFSDICSHNPELAPHIHAASTSAAEPPPAREKKYEGRLRSSRIPAPASFASRSQARQTCLFTPSSLGSEQQLGNPDTNHGPPSSALSHSNANQRRKNEANPPMSLPYVSEDVKENDAPEKNLKGRCKSVTPQEVIKNNKRKSCVIKPSEMQLKRGKCGEVSRPNQKFYEMIEEFRETLEITPISNSALIEPHRICVCVRKRPFNKQEINRKEIDVISVPGRGTLLVHEPKQKVDLTKYLDNQTFQFDYSFDETSTNEVIYKFTAKPLVRSIFEGGMATCFAYGQTGSGKTHTMGGDFTGKQQNSAKGIYALAAQDVFAYFNHKKYSSLDLSAYVSFFEIYNGKVYDLLNKKAKLRVLEDERQQVQVVGLEEVCVYQAEDVIKSIQLGSAIRTSGQTSANSNSSRSHAILQIVLRRNDRAATLHGKFSLVDLAGNERGTDVSGNDRSTMVETAEINRSLLALKECIRSLGKNSDHIPFRMSTLTKVLRDSFIGEKSRTCMIAMVSPGMASCEYTMNTLRYADRVKELNGSSKTNGAVKAEEPDVLSSEEESIGDTSVYDAISQVADLEEKVYTELKKANGLVTAMEQTSYNIEAGLPDLINLSQKLSETVMALQSAVEKERITRLHR from the exons ATGGAGCCGAGTTTGTCCAAGTTTCTGGTTGGACTGTCCGTGATGATCAGTCGCAGCGATG GCAGGATTCACGCAGCCACGGTGAAGTCTGTTGATGCCGCAAAGTCCCATGTGATGGTCGAATGGAATGAGAGGAACATAGTGCGAGGAAAAGAG attttgtttaGTGACATTTGCTCGCACAATCCGGAGCTCGCACCTCACATCCATGCTGcctccacctctgctgctgaGCCTCCACCTGCTCGAGAAAAG AAATATGAAGGTCGACTACGCTCATCCAGGATCCCAGCACCAGCCTCAT ttgCCAGTCGTTCGCAGGCCAGGCAGACCTGCCTCTTCACGCCTTCCTCTCTGGGCTCTGAGCAACAACTGGGGAATCCGGACACCAATCATGGTCCTCCTTCATCAGCGCTGTCCCACTCTAATG CAAACCAGCGAAGAAAAAATGAGGCCAACCCTCCCATGTCATTGCCATACGTGAGCGAGGACGTCAAGGAGAACGATGCGCCAGAAAAAAACCTCAAAG GTAGGTGTAAATCGGTGACTCCTCAAGAggtcattaaaaacaacaaaagaaagtcGTGTGTCATCAAACCCTCCGAGATGCAGTTGAAAAGAGGGAAG TGCGGTGAGGTTTCACGCCCGAACCAGAAGTTCTACGAAATGATCGAGGAGTTCCGAGAGACCTTGGAAATAACCCCGATATCCAATTCTGCTCTG ATTGAACCTCACAGGATTTGTGTGTGCGTCCGCAAGCGCCCATTCAACAAGCAGG AGATTAACAGGAAGGAGATTGACGTGATCTCGGTGCCTGGAAGAGGAACCCTGCTGGTCCACGAGCCCAAACAGAAGGTTGACCTCACCAAGTATTTGGACAACCAGACCTTCCAGTTCGACTACTCCTTTGATGAGACCTCCACCAATGAAGTCATCTACAA gtTTACAGCTAAACCCTTGGTGCGTTCCATCTTTGAGGGCGGCATGGCAACGTGTTTTGCATAtgggcagacaggaagtggaaaaaCTCAT ACGATGGGCGGAGATTTCACGGGAAAGCAGCAGAACAGCGCCAAGGGAATCTACGCTCTGGCAG CTCAGGATGTTTTCGCTTATTTCAACCACAAGAAATACTCCAGCTTGGATCTCAGTGCCTACGTCAGCTTCTTTGAGATTTACAACGGGAAG GTGTACGACCTGCTGAACAAGAAGGCCAAGCTCCGGGTTCTGGAGGACGAACGGCAGCAGGTCCAAGTGGTGGGTCTGGAGGAGGTCTGCGTCTATCAGGCAGAGGACGTCATCAAGAGCATCCAGCTGGGCAGCGCCATCCG GACCTCCGGCCAAACCTCGGCCAACTCCAACTCCTCTCGCTCGCACGCCATCCTTCAAATTGTCCTGAGACGCAACGACCGTGCCGCGACACTGCACGGCAAATTCTCACTGGTCGACTTGGCCGGGAACGAGCGCGGCACCGACGTGAGCGGCAACGACCGCAGCACCATGGTGGAGACGGCCGAGATCAACCGCAGCCTGCTGGCTCTGAAG GAGTGCATTCGGTCTCTGGGGAAGAACAGTGACCACATTCCATTTAGAATGAGCACTTTGACCAAGGTCCTGAGGGATTCCTTCATTGGAGAGAAGTCCAGAACCTGCATG ATTGCAATGGTGTCTCCTGGAATGGCCTCCTGCGAGTACACAATGAACACACTGCGTTATGCTGACAG AGTGAAGGAACTGAACGGGTCGTCCAAAACTAACGGAGCAGTAAAGGCAGAGGAGCCTGATGTTCTCTCTTCTGAAGAG GAATCAATCGGAGACACCAGTGTGTACGATGCCATCAGTCAGGTGGCAGATTTGGAGGAGAAGGTTTACACAGAGTTGAAG AAAGCAAATGGCCTTGTCACAGCGATGGAGCAAACCTCTTACAACATTGAAGCAGGACTTCCTGACCTGATCAACCTCTCCCAGAAGCTGTCGG AAACTGTCATGGCGCTTCAGTCCGCCGTCGAGAAGGAGAGAATTACAAGGCTGCATCGCTGA